In Canis lupus dingo isolate Sandy chromosome 12, ASM325472v2, whole genome shotgun sequence, the following proteins share a genomic window:
- the SMIM29 gene encoding small integral membrane protein 29 — protein MSNTTVPNAPQANSDSMVGYVLGPFFLITLVGVVVAVVMYVQKKKRVDRLRHHLLPMYSYDPAEELHEAEQELLSDVGDPKVVHGWQSGYQHKRMPLLDVKT, from the exons ATGAGTAACACTACAGTGCCCAATGCCCCTCAGGCCAACAGTGACTCCATGGTGGGCTACGTGCTGGGGCCTTTCTTCCTCATCACCCTggtcggggtggtggtggctgtg GTAATGTATGTCCAGAAGAAAAAGCG agtGGACCGGCTTCGCCATCACCTGCTCCCCATGTACAGCTACGACCCTGCTGAGGAGCTACATGAGGCTGAGCAGGAGCTACTGTCTGATGTGGGGGACCCCAAG GTGGTCCATGGCTGGCAGAGTGGCTACCAGCACAAGCGGATGCCCTTACTGGATGTCAAGACCTAA
- the HMGA1 gene encoding high mobility group protein HMG-I/HMG-Y isoform X2: MSESSSKSSQPLASKQEKDGTEKRGRGRPRKQPPVSPGTALVGSQKEPSEVPTPKRPRGRPKGSKNKGAAKTRKTTTTPGRKPRGRPKKLEKEEEEGISQESSEEEQ; this comes from the exons atgaGCGAGTCGAGCTCGAAGTCCAGCCAGCCTTTGGCCTCCAAGCAGGAAAAGGACGGCACTGAGAAGCGAGGGCGGGGCCGGCCGCGCAAGCAGCCTCCGGTGAGTCCCGGGACGGCGCTGGTAGGGAGTCAG AAGGAACCCAGTGAAGTGCCAACACCTAAGAGACCTCGGGGCCGACCAAAGGGGAGCAAAAACAAGGGTGCTGCCAAGACCCGG AAAACTACCACAACTCCAGGGAGGAAACCGAGGGGCAGACCCAAAAAACTG gagaaggaggaagaagagggcatCTCGCAGGAGTCCTCCGAAGAGGAGCAGTGA
- the HMGA1 gene encoding high mobility group protein HMG-I/HMG-Y isoform X1 yields MSESSSKSSQPLASKQEKDGTEKRGRGRPRKQPPKEPSEVPTPKRPRGRPKGSKNKGAAKTRKTTTTPGRKPRGRPKKLEKEEEEGISQESSEEEQ; encoded by the exons atgaGCGAGTCGAGCTCGAAGTCCAGCCAGCCTTTGGCCTCCAAGCAGGAAAAGGACGGCACTGAGAAGCGAGGGCGGGGCCGGCCGCGCAAGCAGCCTCCG AAGGAACCCAGTGAAGTGCCAACACCTAAGAGACCTCGGGGCCGACCAAAGGGGAGCAAAAACAAGGGTGCTGCCAAGACCCGG AAAACTACCACAACTCCAGGGAGGAAACCGAGGGGCAGACCCAAAAAACTG gagaaggaggaagaagagggcatCTCGCAGGAGTCCTCCGAAGAGGAGCAGTGA